A region from the Flavobacteriales bacterium genome encodes:
- a CDS encoding MBL fold metallo-hydrolase, translating to MVLWSVLLVVVVGITVFFAYFKFAARIGADPIGDRKARIAALPNYGNGVLNNAVPANMHMPFGTMLGVLWEFTKGGAERQPAGVLPNAPFDRAAWDALPNDGFAFAWFGHSSLLLKAGPMTFLIDPVFGERASTFSFAGPKRFSYREHMRVDLLPKVDVVLLSHDHYDHLCHETIVALVASGNVLKYIAPLGVGAHLERWDVAPEAIVEKAWWEDVQVGPVKLTLAPARHFSGRGLTNRFSTLWGSWAFECNGQRIYFGADSGYSQTFKEVGDRLGPFDLAFLECGAYNERWADIHMVPEQTAQAAVDVKTKALMPIHWAKYSLAMHAWKEPVERVSAKAKELGMPVFTPRPGRIVRWPDQQVSERWWEEVN from the coding sequence ATGGTGCTCTGGTCTGTTCTGTTGGTGGTTGTGGTTGGCATCACGGTGTTCTTCGCCTATTTCAAGTTCGCTGCGCGGATCGGAGCGGATCCCATAGGCGACCGCAAGGCCCGTATTGCAGCCCTGCCGAACTATGGCAATGGAGTGCTCAACAACGCCGTGCCCGCGAACATGCACATGCCTTTCGGCACCATGCTCGGGGTGCTCTGGGAATTCACCAAGGGAGGTGCGGAACGGCAACCTGCCGGTGTTCTGCCCAACGCACCTTTCGATCGTGCTGCATGGGATGCACTGCCCAACGATGGTTTCGCATTCGCTTGGTTCGGGCATTCCTCCCTGTTGTTGAAGGCAGGCCCCATGACTTTCCTCATTGATCCTGTCTTCGGCGAACGCGCATCCACGTTCTCCTTCGCCGGCCCGAAGCGGTTCAGCTACCGGGAGCACATGCGGGTGGACCTGCTGCCGAAGGTGGATGTGGTGCTGCTCTCGCACGATCACTACGACCATCTGTGCCATGAAACGATCGTTGCGTTGGTGGCCTCCGGTAACGTGCTGAAGTACATCGCGCCGTTGGGCGTGGGCGCCCACCTGGAACGCTGGGACGTTGCGCCGGAGGCCATCGTGGAGAAGGCGTGGTGGGAGGACGTGCAGGTCGGTCCGGTGAAGTTGACGTTGGCACCCGCGCGGCATTTCAGCGGACGGGGCCTCACCAATCGCTTCAGCACCTTGTGGGGTTCATGGGCTTTCGAGTGCAACGGCCAACGCATCTACTTCGGTGCGGACAGCGGTTACTCGCAAACCTTCAAGGAGGTGGGCGATCGGCTCGGGCCGTTCGATCTCGCCTTCCTGGAGTGTGGTGCTTACAATGAGCGTTGGGCCGATATCCACATGGTGCCGGAGCAGACCGCGCAGGCTGCCGTGGATGTGAAGACAAAAGCCTTGATGCCCATCCACTGGGCCAAGTACAGCCTGGCCATGCACGCGTGGAAAGAGCCGGTGGAGCGTGTGTCGGCGAAAGCAAAGGAGTTGGGCATGCCGGTCTTCACACCACGACCGGGCCGCATTGTGCGCTGGCCCGACCAACAGGTCAGCGAGCGGTGGTGGGAGGAAGTGAATTGA
- a CDS encoding septum formation initiator family protein produces the protein MKGKLVKLIPRWLRNRYGATALFLLVWIAFLDKSDALTTFKNRRALHRLEQQHEHYTDQIALTRQRIAELNGDPALKEKFARERYYMKRKNEDVFVLVAKK, from the coding sequence ATGAAAGGCAAGCTCGTGAAGCTGATCCCGCGCTGGCTGCGGAACCGATACGGGGCTACCGCGCTGTTCCTGCTGGTGTGGATCGCCTTCCTGGACAAGAGCGACGCGCTCACGACGTTCAAGAACCGCCGGGCCCTTCACCGCTTGGAGCAGCAGCACGAGCACTACACGGACCAGATCGCCCTAACGCGCCAACGCATCGCTGAACTGAACGGCGACCCGGCCCTGAAGGAGAAGTTCGCCCGTGAGCGCTACTACATGAAGCGCAAGAACGAGGACGTGTTCGTGCTGGTGGCGAAGAAGTGA
- a CDS encoding cobalamin-binding protein → MEAVIDQIGRTVSHGAPPYRIISIVPSQTELLYDLGLGERVVGITKFCVHPDEWFRNKTRVGGTKKVDFAKVRALKPDLIIGNKEENERLDVLQLEKEFPVWMSDVRDLAGALDMVERLGALVGEPKRAVDMSRRIAEAFNNVRPLQEPLTVAYLIWREPFMAAGHGTFINDMLRRCGLVNVFDEDDARYPEITPRDLAVADPDIILLSSEPYPFNEQHMDELNFICPGTPVRMVDGEMFSWYGSRLLRSPGYFNGLIGTLSA, encoded by the coding sequence GTGGAGGCGGTCATCGACCAAATTGGCCGCACGGTTTCCCATGGGGCACCACCGTACCGCATCATTTCCATTGTTCCCTCGCAAACGGAACTTCTCTACGATCTCGGCTTGGGCGAACGCGTCGTGGGCATCACCAAGTTCTGCGTGCACCCCGATGAGTGGTTCAGGAACAAGACCCGTGTTGGAGGCACCAAGAAGGTGGACTTCGCCAAGGTGCGTGCCCTGAAGCCGGACCTGATCATCGGCAACAAGGAAGAGAACGAACGACTGGACGTTCTGCAACTGGAGAAGGAATTCCCCGTGTGGATGAGCGACGTGCGCGACCTGGCCGGGGCGCTGGACATGGTGGAGCGTCTTGGGGCACTCGTTGGCGAGCCCAAGCGCGCAGTGGACATGTCGCGGCGCATTGCAGAGGCCTTCAACAACGTCCGCCCTTTGCAGGAGCCGCTGACCGTTGCCTATCTGATCTGGCGCGAACCGTTCATGGCGGCCGGTCATGGCACCTTCATCAATGACATGTTACGGCGCTGCGGACTGGTGAATGTGTTCGACGAGGACGATGCGCGCTACCCGGAGATCACCCCGCGCGACCTGGCCGTAGCCGACCCGGACATCATCCTGCTCTCCAGCGAACCCTACCCCTTCAACGAGCAGCACATGGACGAATTGAACTTCATATGCCCTGGAACCCCTGTGCGGATGGTCGATGGCGAGATGTTCAGTTGGTACGGTAGCCGCCTGCTCCGTTCACCCGGCTATTTCAACGGTCTTATCGGCACACTGTCGGCCTGA
- a CDS encoding DUF1343 domain-containing protein, producing MKCANPTFTLRSLRPSKIAAACAALLVLPACAQQPTAPVLAPAAPQALAQPALDSLRTGAQRTEEYVPRLLGKRVALATNHTGRIGNTLLVDTLLALKVNVVRVFSPEHGFRGDADAGAHVGDTKDARTGLPIVSLYGDKKKPEAAALADVDVVLFDLQDVGVRCFTYVSTLHYVMEACAEQGKPLIVLDRPNPNGFYIDGPVLKKEHASFVGLHPVPLVHGLTLGELAGMINGEGWLKNAAKCDLTVVKCAGYDHGLYYALPVKPSPNLPNMAAVYLYPSLVLFEGTEVSVGRGTNKPFQCIGVPGGKLGNHRFTPVPMPGAMEPPHRAVECRGMDLSEYGTFYSRMNKQMNIQWLMGFHQQAPDKKKFFNNFFDTLVGSHDLRGLLMNGADEARIRAAWKPELDAYMVLRGKYLLYPDFK from the coding sequence ATGAAGTGTGCGAACCCCACGTTTACCCTGCGTTCCCTGAGGCCGTCGAAGATAGCCGCCGCATGTGCGGCACTTCTTGTGCTTCCTGCCTGTGCTCAGCAACCCACGGCTCCTGTGCTTGCACCGGCTGCGCCACAAGCGCTTGCTCAACCGGCCTTGGACAGTCTACGGACCGGTGCCCAGCGCACGGAGGAATACGTACCCAGGCTCCTGGGCAAGCGGGTGGCCTTGGCCACCAACCACACCGGGCGTATCGGCAACACGCTGTTGGTGGACACGCTGTTGGCCCTGAAGGTGAACGTGGTGCGCGTGTTCAGCCCTGAGCATGGTTTCCGCGGCGATGCCGATGCGGGTGCGCACGTTGGAGACACCAAGGATGCGCGCACCGGCCTGCCGATCGTTTCGCTGTACGGGGACAAGAAAAAACCCGAAGCTGCTGCCCTTGCCGATGTGGACGTGGTGCTCTTCGATCTGCAGGACGTGGGCGTGCGTTGCTTCACGTACGTGAGCACCTTGCACTATGTGATGGAGGCCTGCGCCGAGCAGGGCAAGCCGTTGATCGTGCTCGACCGCCCGAACCCCAACGGTTTCTACATCGATGGCCCGGTGCTGAAGAAGGAGCATGCATCGTTCGTTGGGCTGCATCCGGTTCCGTTGGTGCACGGTTTGACCCTGGGCGAATTGGCCGGCATGATCAACGGAGAGGGCTGGTTGAAGAACGCGGCGAAGTGCGACCTCACCGTTGTGAAGTGCGCTGGATATGACCATGGGCTCTACTACGCGTTGCCGGTGAAGCCATCGCCCAACCTCCCGAACATGGCCGCCGTGTACCTGTACCCCTCGTTGGTGCTCTTCGAGGGTACCGAGGTGAGCGTGGGCCGCGGCACCAACAAGCCGTTCCAATGCATCGGTGTGCCAGGCGGAAAACTGGGCAACCACCGCTTCACACCGGTACCGATGCCCGGCGCAATGGAACCCCCGCACAGGGCGGTGGAGTGCCGCGGGATGGACCTGAGCGAATACGGAACCTTCTACTCGCGCATGAACAAGCAGATGAACATCCAGTGGCTTATGGGCTTCCACCAGCAGGCGCCGGACAAGAAGAAGTTCTTCAACAACTTCTTCGATACGCTGGTGGGTTCACACGACCTCCGCGGCCTGCTGATGAACGGCGCCGATGAAGCACGCATCCGCGCTGCATGGAAGCCCGAGCTCGATGCCTATATGGTGCTGCGCGGGAAGTACCTGCTCTATCCGGACTTCAAGTAG
- a CDS encoding pyridoxal-phosphate dependent enzyme: MSIKIHENILSTIGNTPMVRLNRITKDVAATVLAKVETFNPGNSIKDRMAIKMIEDAERDGRLKPGGTIIEGTSGNTGTGLAIGAIIKGYKCIFTTTDKQSREKVDILRAFGAEVIVCPTNVDPEDPRSYYSVSSRLVNETPNSWKANQYDNPSNAKAHYETTGPEIWEQTGGKVDHLVVGVGTGGTICGTARFLKEKNPKLKVWGIDTYGSVFKKLKETGIFDKNEIYPYITEGIGEDFVPENVDLNIIDHFEKVTDRDAAIFTRRIVKEEAIFVGNSAGAAMAGLLQLKDNFKKGETVVVIFHDHGTRYVGKMFNDDWMRERGFLVEEKPTAGDLLKGKELGLVSVEAEEPVLLAIDRMRKHNIDQLPVMENGKPVGTITDARLFDAILEDADVRTQKVRVVMGPALPLISPEAHLEDIAKSLGNGTPAVLVQMPTAPNGTNAFGIITKQDIIGKLK; the protein is encoded by the coding sequence ATGTCCATCAAGATCCACGAAAACATCCTCAGCACCATCGGCAACACGCCCATGGTGCGCCTCAACCGCATCACCAAAGACGTGGCCGCCACTGTGCTCGCAAAGGTGGAGACCTTCAATCCCGGCAACTCCATCAAGGACCGCATGGCCATCAAGATGATCGAGGATGCCGAGCGCGATGGCCGCTTGAAGCCCGGTGGCACCATCATCGAAGGCACCAGCGGCAACACGGGCACGGGCCTGGCCATCGGCGCCATCATCAAAGGCTACAAGTGCATCTTCACCACCACCGACAAGCAGAGCCGTGAGAAGGTGGACATTCTGCGGGCCTTCGGCGCCGAGGTGATCGTGTGCCCCACCAATGTGGACCCTGAAGACCCTCGCTCGTACTACTCCGTGAGCAGCCGCCTGGTGAACGAAACGCCCAACAGCTGGAAAGCGAACCAGTACGACAACCCCAGCAACGCGAAAGCACACTACGAGACCACCGGCCCCGAGATCTGGGAACAGACCGGCGGCAAGGTGGACCACTTGGTGGTAGGCGTCGGCACCGGCGGCACCATCTGCGGCACGGCGCGTTTCCTGAAGGAGAAGAACCCCAAGCTGAAGGTGTGGGGCATCGATACGTACGGCTCGGTGTTCAAGAAGCTCAAGGAGACGGGCATCTTCGACAAGAACGAGATCTATCCGTACATCACTGAAGGCATCGGCGAGGACTTCGTGCCCGAGAACGTGGACCTCAACATCATTGATCACTTCGAGAAGGTGACCGACCGCGATGCGGCGATCTTCACGCGCCGCATCGTGAAAGAGGAGGCCATCTTCGTGGGCAACAGCGCGGGCGCCGCAATGGCCGGTCTGCTGCAATTGAAGGACAACTTCAAGAAGGGCGAGACGGTGGTGGTGATCTTCCACGACCACGGCACACGCTACGTGGGCAAGATGTTCAACGACGACTGGATGCGCGAGCGCGGCTTCCTCGTCGAGGAAAAACCCACGGCCGGCGATCTGCTGAAGGGCAAAGAGCTGGGACTGGTCTCGGTGGAAGCCGAAGAACCCGTGCTGCTGGCCATCGACCGCATGCGCAAGCACAACATCGACCAATTGCCTGTCATGGAGAACGGCAAGCCCGTGGGCACCATCACCGACGCGCGGCTCTTCGACGCCATCCTCGAAGACGCCGACGTGCGCACGCAGAAGGTGCGCGTGGTCATGGGCCCTGCGTTGCCCTTGATCAGCCCTGAAGCGCATCTGGAGGATATTGCCAAGAGCTTGGGCAACGGAACACCGGCCGTGCTGGTGCAAATGCCCACCGCACCGAACGGCACGAACGCGTTCGGGATCATCACCAAACAAGACATCATCGGAAAACTCAAATGA
- a CDS encoding patatin-like phospholipase family protein, producing MCRASSLLFALLIAASLWAQRVGIVLSGGGATGMAHIGVLKALEENGIPVDCIAGSSMGALIGGMYAAGWSPAEIDSIFNTELNKLMAAGGIEDRYMHYFKQDAPDASLVNVKLDLDTTLQLSLPTNLRSPVLIDFEQMRAFAPASKAAGYNMDSLFVPFRCVASDITANRPVTFSRGDLAQAVRASMSYPFYFKPIRVDGHLMMDGGLFNNFPSDVLYDAFLPDVIIGSNVGYNGGPPNEDDLMSQLRAMMQQQTDYSIPCEHSVIVAPRSNTGLFDFNDPESTIQDGYNAAMERMPEIKAIIDQYRTAAETTARRAQWKSRLTEPVFGDVHINGLTKQQTKYAERTLIGRRPAPMTTAELKPRYFRLFADYNVGGLHPKATWNKQNGNYDLDVLVKREKDLDVRFGGIFSSRPVNTGMVGLRYHIFGRSSARLEALSYFGKFYSAGQAKLRVDLSTQAPLYIEPVFTLHRWDHFTSFTTFFDEVRPSYIVLREGWGGLNVGLSAGNKGLLRYDFKYVQTQDSYYQQLEWNATDTADVTEFYHVTTGLLIERNSLNRKQHPNAGECLKAELRYFGGDEVTTPGTLGGGSRQPENHHHEWLTAKVTFDKYFVLTRNFRLGVLAEGLYSSYPAFSNYTATIARAPVFQPTPESRTYFLEDFRASQYVAVGARAIIAVAKNKFDLRLEGYAFQPYKKIEREAIDQPAEGTPISDRYFLASGSLIYQSPIGPVWFNTSYIDGLENPWAVSLNFGYVIFAQRSSE from the coding sequence ATGTGCCGCGCTTCTTCGCTCCTGTTCGCACTCCTGATCGCGGCCAGCCTGTGGGCCCAGCGCGTTGGCATCGTGCTCAGCGGTGGTGGTGCCACGGGCATGGCGCACATCGGTGTCCTGAAGGCACTGGAAGAGAACGGCATACCTGTGGACTGTATCGCGGGAAGCAGCATGGGAGCGCTCATCGGCGGCATGTACGCGGCGGGATGGTCGCCTGCGGAGATCGACAGCATCTTCAACACCGAGCTCAACAAATTGATGGCGGCCGGCGGCATCGAAGACCGCTACATGCACTACTTCAAACAGGATGCACCGGACGCCTCCTTGGTGAACGTGAAGCTGGACCTTGACACTACCCTGCAACTCAGCCTGCCCACCAACCTGCGAAGCCCTGTGCTCATCGACTTCGAGCAGATGCGCGCGTTCGCTCCGGCGAGCAAGGCGGCGGGGTACAACATGGACAGCCTCTTCGTACCGTTCCGCTGCGTGGCCAGCGATATCACCGCCAACCGGCCTGTAACGTTCAGCAGAGGCGATCTGGCGCAAGCCGTGCGCGCCAGCATGAGCTATCCGTTCTACTTCAAGCCGATCCGTGTGGACGGCCACCTGATGATGGACGGCGGACTGTTCAACAACTTTCCCAGTGATGTGCTCTACGACGCGTTCCTGCCGGATGTGATCATCGGCAGCAATGTGGGATACAACGGTGGGCCGCCCAACGAGGACGACCTGATGAGCCAGTTGCGCGCCATGATGCAACAGCAGACGGACTATAGCATCCCCTGCGAGCACAGCGTGATCGTGGCGCCCAGGTCGAACACGGGCCTCTTCGACTTCAACGACCCGGAGAGCACTATCCAGGACGGATACAATGCTGCCATGGAGCGCATGCCCGAGATCAAGGCCATCATCGATCAGTACCGCACCGCTGCCGAAACCACTGCCCGCCGAGCACAGTGGAAGTCGCGCCTGACCGAACCGGTCTTCGGCGATGTGCACATCAACGGCCTAACGAAACAGCAGACCAAGTACGCCGAGCGCACCCTCATCGGCCGCCGCCCTGCGCCTATGACCACTGCCGAACTGAAGCCGCGCTACTTCCGCCTCTTCGCCGACTACAACGTGGGCGGCCTGCACCCCAAGGCCACGTGGAACAAACAGAACGGCAACTACGACCTGGATGTGCTGGTGAAGCGCGAAAAGGACCTCGACGTGCGCTTCGGTGGGATCTTCAGCAGCCGACCCGTGAACACTGGCATGGTCGGTCTGCGTTACCACATCTTCGGGCGCAGCAGCGCGCGGCTGGAAGCCCTCTCCTACTTCGGCAAGTTCTACTCGGCGGGCCAAGCCAAGCTGCGTGTCGACCTGAGCACGCAAGCCCCGCTCTACATCGAACCCGTCTTCACCCTGCACCGGTGGGACCACTTCACCAGCTTCACCACCTTCTTCGACGAAGTGCGGCCCAGCTACATCGTGCTGCGCGAAGGCTGGGGCGGCCTCAACGTGGGCCTGAGCGCTGGGAACAAGGGCCTGCTGCGCTACGATTTCAAATACGTGCAAACACAGGACAGCTACTATCAACAACTGGAGTGGAACGCCACGGACACCGCTGACGTGACGGAGTTCTATCACGTGACCACCGGCCTGCTCATCGAACGCAACAGCCTCAACCGCAAGCAGCACCCCAATGCTGGCGAATGCTTGAAGGCCGAGCTGCGCTACTTCGGCGGCGATGAGGTGACCACACCAGGCACCTTGGGCGGTGGCAGCCGCCAGCCGGAGAACCACCACCACGAATGGCTCACCGCCAAAGTGACCTTCGACAAGTACTTCGTGCTCACGCGCAATTTCCGCTTGGGGGTGCTTGCGGAAGGTCTGTACAGTTCCTATCCCGCGTTCAGCAACTACACCGCCACCATCGCGCGTGCTCCCGTTTTCCAGCCCACCCCGGAGAGCCGCACCTACTTCCTCGAAGACTTCCGTGCCAGCCAATACGTGGCCGTCGGCGCACGTGCCATCATCGCCGTCGCGAAGAACAAGTTCGACCTGCGCTTGGAGGGATACGCGTTCCAACCCTACAAGAAGATCGAGCGCGAGGCGATCGATCAACCCGCCGAAGGCACCCCGATCAGTGATCGCTATTTCCTGGCCAGCGGCTCGCTCATTTACCAAAGCCCCATCGGGCCGGTGTGGTTCAACACCAGCTATATCGATGGGCTGGAGAACCCCTGGGCCGTGAGCCTGAACTTCGGGTACGTGATCTTCGCACAGCGTTCATCTGAGTAG
- a CDS encoding VWA domain-containing protein: MKTPLLLLATLAVWCVACAPPAARMADADPMNAAPAVAVPNTPAQSTTLVLHAMAEHPLVKTGSGDDLHVLLKTTAIRDTSHTDRLPLNLAVVIDKSGSMEAAGKLEYVKDAFDKLVDNLDAEDRLTIVAYDSDVRVLRGADAAVLDKAEAKKLVRQLHPGSGTNLSGGMLQGYAEALKMKRDGYVNRVLLLSDGLANEGITSPVELKRIISNKFEKDGIALSTFGVGAEFNEDLMTALAEIGQGNYWYIGSPDRTAAIFQEEMNGLLAVVAQNVLLTLDYPRELVEVKKVWGAEPTIQEGRITLRLNDAYSGEERNVVVTFAPREGVHGPVKLAARVEYDDVLNTSTRAAQDAFVAIEASGDEQAIADAMNAEVTRRQVQYQANWNLEQAMMEADKGNYSAAEEMVSANATFLQGSFDRVQANTLQTMLWSINNSYAGELKDMEAKPEAEKKLIQKDSKNKAYRNKKGK, translated from the coding sequence ATGAAGACCCCGCTCCTTCTGCTGGCCACGTTGGCCGTATGGTGCGTTGCATGCGCACCGCCCGCTGCGCGCATGGCCGACGCTGACCCCATGAACGCCGCCCCTGCTGTGGCGGTGCCCAACACACCCGCACAGTCCACCACCTTGGTGCTGCACGCCATGGCCGAGCATCCGCTCGTGAAGACCGGCAGCGGCGACGACCTGCACGTGCTGCTGAAAACGACTGCCATCCGCGACACGTCGCACACCGACCGGCTGCCGTTGAACCTGGCGGTGGTCATTGACAAGAGCGGCAGCATGGAGGCCGCTGGCAAGCTGGAGTACGTGAAGGATGCCTTCGACAAACTGGTGGACAACCTCGACGCTGAAGACCGCCTGACCATCGTGGCTTACGACAGCGATGTGCGCGTGCTCCGCGGCGCGGATGCCGCCGTGCTGGACAAAGCCGAAGCGAAGAAGCTCGTCCGCCAGTTGCACCCGGGCAGCGGCACCAACCTCAGCGGCGGCATGCTGCAGGGATATGCCGAAGCCTTGAAGATGAAACGCGATGGCTACGTGAACCGCGTGCTGCTCCTGAGCGACGGGTTGGCCAACGAAGGCATCACCTCACCCGTGGAGCTGAAGCGCATCATCAGCAACAAGTTCGAGAAGGACGGCATCGCGCTGAGCACGTTCGGCGTGGGGGCCGAGTTCAACGAAGACCTGATGACCGCGCTGGCAGAGATCGGGCAAGGCAACTATTGGTACATCGGCTCGCCGGACCGCACGGCCGCCATCTTCCAGGAAGAGATGAACGGGTTGCTGGCCGTGGTGGCCCAGAACGTGTTGCTCACCCTCGACTATCCACGCGAACTCGTGGAGGTGAAAAAGGTGTGGGGCGCTGAACCCACGATCCAGGAGGGTCGCATCACCCTGCGCCTGAACGATGCGTACAGCGGCGAGGAGCGCAACGTGGTGGTGACCTTTGCCCCGCGCGAAGGCGTGCACGGCCCAGTGAAGCTGGCCGCCCGCGTTGAGTACGATGATGTGCTGAACACCAGCACCCGTGCCGCGCAGGATGCGTTCGTGGCCATTGAAGCAAGCGGCGATGAGCAGGCCATTGCCGACGCCATGAACGCGGAAGTAACGCGCCGCCAAGTACAATACCAGGCCAACTGGAACCTGGAGCAGGCCATGATGGAGGCCGACAAAGGGAACTACAGCGCGGCGGAGGAGATGGTCAGCGCCAACGCTACCTTCCTTCAAGGGAGCTTCGACCGGGTGCAAGCGAACACACTGCAAACGATGCTTTGGTCCATCAACAACAGCTACGCCGGTGAATTGAAGGACATGGAGGCCAAGCCGGAGGCCGAGAAAAAGCTCATCCAAAAGGACAGCAAGAACAAGGCTTACCGGAACAAGAAAGGCAAGTGA
- a CDS encoding peptidylprolyl isomerase: MSISTNSVVSFHYTLRDDQGTTLDTSDGHDAFAYIQGMGMIVPGLEQQMEGKKVGDKFKAVVPPGLGYGEFNKELLQSVPLDKFGGQTVEEGMQFSAGGQAVFTVKEVADGKVLLDGNHALAGVTLHFDVEITEVRQATADELSHGHVHGPGGHHH, from the coding sequence ATGTCCATTAGCACCAACTCGGTCGTCTCCTTCCATTACACCCTGCGCGACGATCAAGGCACCACCCTCGACACATCCGATGGCCACGATGCCTTCGCCTACATACAGGGCATGGGCATGATCGTGCCCGGCCTGGAACAGCAAATGGAAGGGAAGAAGGTGGGCGACAAGTTCAAGGCCGTGGTGCCGCCCGGCCTGGGTTACGGTGAGTTCAACAAGGAGCTGTTGCAGAGCGTGCCTTTGGACAAGTTCGGCGGGCAGACGGTGGAGGAGGGCATGCAGTTCAGCGCGGGAGGCCAAGCGGTGTTCACGGTGAAGGAAGTGGCCGACGGCAAAGTGCTGCTCGATGGCAATCACGCACTGGCCGGTGTAACGCTGCACTTCGACGTGGAGATCACCGAAGTGCGCCAGGCCACGGCCGATGAACTGAGCCACGGCCATGTGCATGGACCGGGCGGGCACCATCACTGA
- a CDS encoding ABC transporter permease, translated as MAVMIITVAISTGFQQEVRNKLIGAGGHLQIASMEQTDAKETPRLSIRQPFYPHLDTVTGVRHISVFATKPGIIETSGEIQGVVVKGVGADHDWTFLRHQLVSGHIPTVGNDSAGPRNEVLLSQWMAERLSIANEDTITIYLVKDRDDIRPRKFRVCGIYRTGLEQLDQQVVFIDIGHLQRFSNWGLQAEILVGDVEEGRYVTLEASAFGGDRNYTFEWPGTDLKGPGPHRVQLWDWHNASWRPEQFPTRPKDTTFTLVVHDNSGTVPDTSTVRIIPDVVIPITHSLGTDLVVQQARVERSHEGSTHNQYVGGFEVALDSYDDLLALDDAIYRDHLGYGLRTITVRQQFPEMFAWLELLDTNVWVVIVLMTIVAIINMTSALIIIILERTTMIGVLKSLGTTSGTIRRIFLIDAAYILGIGIVLGDLLGIGLCLLQHATGQVSLDMDVYYVNAVPVLLEWWPILLLNVGVLLVCMAALVLPSMLVTRIPPVRAIRFS; from the coding sequence ATGGCGGTCATGATCATCACGGTGGCCATCAGCACGGGTTTCCAGCAGGAGGTGCGCAACAAGCTCATTGGCGCTGGCGGGCACCTGCAGATCGCCAGCATGGAACAGACCGACGCCAAGGAAACGCCGCGCCTGAGCATCCGGCAGCCCTTCTACCCGCACTTGGACACGGTTACTGGCGTGAGGCACATCAGTGTGTTCGCCACCAAACCGGGCATCATTGAGACGAGCGGGGAGATACAAGGCGTGGTAGTGAAGGGCGTGGGCGCCGACCACGACTGGACGTTCCTGCGCCATCAATTGGTGTCCGGCCATATACCCACCGTCGGCAACGACAGTGCCGGGCCACGCAACGAAGTGCTGCTGAGCCAGTGGATGGCCGAACGTTTGTCCATCGCAAACGAAGACACCATAACGATCTACTTGGTGAAGGACCGGGATGACATCCGGCCACGGAAGTTCAGGGTGTGCGGTATCTATCGCACCGGCTTGGAGCAATTGGACCAACAAGTGGTCTTCATCGACATCGGGCATCTACAGCGCTTCAGCAACTGGGGGCTCCAGGCGGAGATACTGGTGGGCGATGTGGAGGAAGGCCGCTATGTCACACTGGAAGCATCGGCCTTCGGCGGCGACCGCAACTACACCTTTGAATGGCCGGGTACCGATCTGAAAGGTCCGGGCCCCCACCGGGTTCAGCTATGGGACTGGCACAACGCCAGCTGGCGCCCTGAGCAATTCCCGACCCGTCCCAAGGACACCACCTTCACATTGGTGGTGCATGACAACAGTGGCACCGTTCCGGACACCTCCACAGTGCGCATCATACCGGATGTCGTTATCCCGATCACGCACAGTTTGGGCACCGACCTGGTCGTGCAGCAAGCGCGGGTCGAACGATCGCACGAGGGCAGCACGCACAACCAGTACGTCGGCGGTTTTGAAGTAGCGCTGGACAGCTACGATGACCTGCTGGCGCTGGACGATGCCATCTACCGCGACCACTTGGGCTATGGCCTGCGGACCATCACCGTGCGGCAGCAGTTCCCTGAAATGTTCGCGTGGCTGGAACTACTGGACACCAACGTGTGGGTAGTGATCGTGCTCATGACGATCGTGGCCATCATCAACATGACCAGCGCGCTCATCATCATCATCCTGGAGCGCACCACGATGATCGGTGTCCTGAAATCGTTAGGTACCACCAGCGGCACCATACGGCGCATCTTCCTCATCGACGCCGCCTATATCCTCGGCATAGGCATCGTGCTCGGCGACCTCTTGGGCATCGGCCTGTGCCTGCTCCAACATGCGACAGGTCAGGTATCCCTGGACATGGACGTGTATTACGTGAACGCGGTGCCCGTGCTGCTGGAATGGTGGCCCATCCTTCTTCTGAACGTGGGTGTGCTGCTGGTGTGCATGGCCGCGTTGGTGCTCCCGAGCATGCTGGTAACCCGGATACCTCCGGTGCGGGCCATCCGGTTTTCCTAA